GCCACAAGTGACTGTTCAAAAATGCATTTTCTTAGGCCTATGGCCCGTTTTCATCTTCCCTTTTCCACCGCCGATGAAACCATTATTCGATCGACGTCTTTCTTCCTGCTGCGGCAGTATTTTGAATATCGAAAAGGCAATGTTTCGGCCATTAATCTGCAGGGGCTCGATAAACATTATGAGGATCTTCAGCTGGTCAATGCCGGTATTCTGGCACGGATTAATGCCATTACGCCGAAAGATGCAGGGAGTAACGCCGTTACTATTTTAAACTCTTTAGCCGAACTTCTGGTGATGGCATGTGGAAGCAGTCTGGATTTTGTTGAAAATTATTTTACGACTGAATCATCTATTTGAGTAATGATACCATGCTCCATGGACGCGATCTCTACCTGCAATGCACAGGTTTGTAACGCAGTGAAGAAGGACGTCCGTACTGTATGCGATAGCAGCTCTAGTCATTCGGATATGGCGGGGACTAGCTGTTGCTCATACTCGCGATTTCGCCGATGAATTCGCTTACCTTTTTAAAGCGGCGATAAACGGATGCAAAACGAACATAGGCCACATCGTCGATGGCTGCGAGGCGTTTCATGATTTTTTCTCCGATCACGGTGCTAGGGACTTCGCGATCGTATTGTACATCGATTTCGTTGATGACATCGTCGATCAGTGCTTCGACCTGGGCGACGGAAAGGGGGCGT
The sequence above is drawn from the Spartobacteria bacterium genome and encodes:
- the nrdR gene encoding transcriptional repressor NrdR codes for the protein MRCPKCSSQDDKVVDSRTTKNGDVIRRRRMCLHCSHRYTTYEEVVKSTVRVVKRDGAHQELSKQKMYAGVLRACEKRPLSVAQVEALIDDVINEIDVQYDREVPSTVIGEKIMKRLAAIDDVAYVRFASVYRRFKKVSEFIGEIASMSNS